In Mytilus trossulus isolate FHL-02 chromosome 6, PNRI_Mtr1.1.1.hap1, whole genome shotgun sequence, a single window of DNA contains:
- the LOC134723058 gene encoding ribonuclease H-like, whose amino-acid sequence MTQSKPLYWSRLGNSKPRTNEQQELCQETINQLMGDCTQEQAISFTDGSCLGNPGPCGAGAIIYAEHIKPAARLHRPVAQRGSILLAELIAILMVLEYCITENIYNAIQRIKIFSDSQSAVGLLTLNWAPNSYISVIREIKENIEHLRQKGLNVIVSWTPGHANIAGNDEADILAKTAAEEAKELPPENNVITLQDVKQAAYKSTGNKWQRRWEISERGRDLYEKIPTTKHSIMFDFPTKRHFSIFAQLRTGYTTTTRTE is encoded by the coding sequence ATGACTCAATCAAAACCTCTATATTGGAGTCGACTAGGCAACTCAAAACCGAGGACAAATGAACAACAAGAACTTTGCCAGGAGACCATTAACCAACTAATGGGAGACTGCACACAAGAACAAGCAATATCGTTTACAGATGGATCATGCTTAGGTAACCCAGGACCCTGTGGAGCAGGTGCAATTATCTATGCTGAACACATTAAGCCTGCTGCCAGATTACATAGACCTGTGGCACAAAGAGGATCCATCCTTCTGGCGGAACTCATAGCAATTCTCATGGTCCTAGAATACTGCATTacagaaaacatttacaatgcAATACAAAGAATCAAAATTTTCTCTGACAGTCAAAGCGCCGTGGGATTACTTACACTGAACTGGGCCCCAAACAGCTACATCTCCGTAATaagagaaataaaagaaaatattgaacaTCTTAGGCAAAAAGGACTCAATGTAATTGTATCATGGACACCAGGACATGCCAACATAGCTGGTAATGATGAGGCTGACATCCTTGCAAAAACAGCGGCAGAAGAAGCAAAAGAATTACCACCGGAAAATAACGTCATAACACTACAGGACGTCAAACAAGCAGCGTACAAAAGTACAGGAAATAAATGGCAGAGAAGATGGGAAATATCTGAGAGAGGCAGGGACCTTTATGAAAAAATACCAACTACAAAACACTCAATTATGTTTGATTTCCCAACTAAAAGACACTTCAGTATATTCGCCCAACTAAGAACTGGCTACACAACTACTACAAGAACCGAGTAG
- the LOC134723057 gene encoding uncharacterized protein LOC134723057 produces the protein MDEKMTFSKHIDAIEKRANRNLTILREVRQISKLKTEKILQLYYSLVRSVMEYCSPAWQIAEPKDLQKLDRVQRKALILCMDMPTTSGREALEVESGVMPIDLRLEQIAIKDIAKIKSKSAQEPIKQQLVRYEEHDAYDKYPTPMCKALSQAAEMEKQTKINIDLIEPEFTYRLGET, from the coding sequence ATGGACGAGAAAATGACCTTCAGTAAACACATTGATGCAATTGAAAAGAGGGCAAACCGTAATTTAACTATTCTGAGAGAAGTGAGACAGATCAGCAAATTAAAGACAGAAAAGATATTACAATTATACTACAGTCTAGTCAGATCAGTCATGGAATATTGTAGTCCGGCATGGCAAATAGCAGAACCAAAAGACCTGCAAAAACTTGACAGAGTACAAAGAAAAGCACTTATCCTATGCATGGATATGCCTACAACATCTGGCAGAGAAGCACTAGAAGTAGAATCAGGAGTTATGCCAATAGACCTGAGGCTAGAACAAATAGCCATTAAAGATATTGCAAAGATTAAATCCAAATCTGCACAGGAACCCATCAAACAGCAACTTGTGAGGTATGAAGAACATGACGCATATGACAAGTATCCAACACCAATGTGCAAAGCACTAAGCCAAGCAGCAGAAATGGAAAAACAGACAAAGATAAACATCGATCTCATTGAACCAGAGTTTACCTACAGACTGGGAGAAACTTAA
- the LOC134723056 gene encoding uncharacterized protein LOC134723056, whose product MARCIFENYVGEEFETKIGLPQGSVLAPTLLNIFINDLLGDILGDYTNFADDGTLWQTAQPDQILELKDRMKDDITKAVKWTKKWRVNINLDKTEICIFSKKKTSMKRTNAF is encoded by the coding sequence ATGGCAAGATGCATCTTCGAAAACTATGTAGGTGAagaatttgaaacaaagataggGCTACCACAAGGATCAGTTCTGGCTCCGACATTACTCAACATCTTTATCAACGACCTACTGGGAGACATTCTAGGAGACTACACCAACTTTGCTGATGACGGGACACTCTGGCAAACAGCTCAACCAGACCAGATACTGGAACTCAAAGATAGAATGAAGGATGACATCACAAAGGCAGTGAAATGGACTAAAAAATGGAGAGTAAACATCAACCTAGACAAAACTGAAATATGCatcttttcaaaaaaaaaaacatcgatGAAGAGGACAAACGCATTTTGA